The segment CCAGACAGCCCTGCAGAATCCGTTAGCAACAAGACCGCGACTTCAACGCCCGAATTCGCGAGATGGCGAGCGATCACGAATCCGTCGCCACCGTTATTTCCGCCTCCGCAGAGGATCACGGTAGGCCGTTGCATCTTCCGTTGCAAAATCTCGCGGACGCAACCCGCGCCGGCGTTTTCCATAAGTGCAATTCCGGGAATGCCATAATCTTCGATCGCAATTTTGTCGAACTGGCGACATTGTTGGCAACTGAGTAACATTGCGGGTGTTCTTTGGAGTGAGACGGAAAACAGACTGGACGGAAATGCCAATATACGAGTATCAATGCCGAAAGTGCGAATCGGAATTCGAGTTTCTGATTGAAGGCGACGCGAAAGCCAGTTGCCCAAAATGCGAGAGCAGTAAAGTCGAGCGCCAGCTGAGCATTATCGCTGCTCCGAAAGCCGGATCGGGGTCGCAAACTTGCGGACCGCCAGTTCCCGGAGGCGGATGTGCTCTGCCGCAATGCGGTTCCGGCGGCGGTGGCTGAGGAATCTAGTCAGGAATGCGTGGTTCACGCACAACGAAAAATGAAACAGATCATCATCACCGAACACGAACTCTCCGGAGCCCGTCTTACGATCCCGTTCACCGCGTTGGGAAAACTGGGGCCGAAACATCACGCGATCGTAGTCGGAGTCCATCGAGTTACCGGGCAACTGTTGGTTGCCGAGCTATCACGAAAGTTTGGTCATCGCGTCGTGCCGATGGAACAGTGGTTCACGGACAATAGCAAGTATCTGGCTCTTTTGACGGTCGCGCCAAACGCCGGGACTCGGTCGAACGCCGAAGTTGCCCAGAGCGCGATCGCAGAAGTCGCTGAAAAACTCGCGGACGACGGAAAACCGGGTTATGACCTGATCTTTAACAACTGCGAGACTTTCGCCGAAAGGCACTCACAGGGCGAATTGGTCAAAGCAAAACTCAGTCCGCAAGTCAGAAAGGTTCTGCGAACCGCTGGCGTTGTGATCGCAACCGGAGCGGTGATTCTGGGCAAACGAATCCGATAAGAAACGAATCAGACAACTCTCACTGGAGCCTTCAATGATGACGCGTACGCTTGCCGCCGCATTTCTGATCCTTGGTCTTTTCGCCTGTAACGTTCACGGCCAGGAGCCTGCGAAAACGGCGAATCACGAACCGACTGAACAATGGGCAATTGCGATTCATGGCGGCGCGGGAAGTCTCGACCGGGATATGCCCGAGGAAAAGAAAGCTGCATTCAAGAAAGCACTGGCGAATGCTCTGAACGTCGGCAAAAAGATTCTGGCCGAAGGCGGCACTTCCCTGGACGCGGTTCAGGCGACCGTGATCGAATTGGAAAATTGCGAACTGTTTAACGCGGGTAGAGGAGCCGTCTTCAATCGTGTCGGCATGCATGAACTCGACGCCTCGATCATGGACGGTTCAACGTTAAAGTGTGGCGCGGTCGCGATGGTCAAGAACACTCGCAGTCCGATTTCGGCGGCCAGACTGGTGATGGAAAACACTCCACATGTACTGCTCTGTGGACCGGAGGCCGATCAATTCGCCAAAGAAAACGGTTGCGAAATGGTACACCAACATCATTTTTACACGCCACGGCGGTTCGCGATGCTCAACAAGAAACGAATCAAGATCGGCTTGAAGCCATTGGACACGCCAGGCTATGAACTTCCTGAATCAGGCGCTTCGTCGTCAAGCGCTTCGTCGAACGGCCATGATGACGGGAGCCTGAATGCCGAAGCTTCCGAGTCTTTGCAAACCAGGGAATCAGGCGGCAGCACCGTCGGCTGCGTCGCTCTGGACCAACACGGCAATCTCGCTGCGGCAACCAGTACTGGAGGCCTGACTGCGAAGCTTGGTGGACGCGTTGGAGATTCTCCAATCATCGGAGCTGGAACTTATGCCAACGACACCGTTGCCGTTAGCGGAACCGGAATCGGCGAGCAATACATTCGGCACAGCATTGCCGCACGGGTCGCGATGCTCATGGAGATCGGGAACCTCGAAATCGATTCGGCGCTGGAGCACTGTCTGACCAAAGTCCTTGATCCTGAGGACGGCGGATTGATCGCGGTCGATCGCAGCGGCAAAATTTCTTTGCAATCTTCGACGGACTCGATGGCTCGTGGTGCCGCAGATTCGTCCGGACGTTTCGAAACAAAGCTCTGGATGGACGAAGATTAAGCGACCACACAGTCTTGCGATGGGGAGATTGTCGGCAACTTTCTGTCGATTTCGGTTTTCCATGTCCTATTTTCCACACCCTTGCCGTCTTTAAATGTGGGGGAGCATGTCAACGGGCGTCTCTGAATTCTGTCTCTATGAGGAACCCATCATGAAAAATGCATCAGGCGAATTTGCAAGCAACCGAGGCAAACGTTGGCCTGCCCCCAATTTAAAACACTCTGGCGATCGACCGTATCAATCAATATCGCAGCCCGAAAGCGCACCCGGTTTGTTCGAGTACGCCCCCTATCCGCTGGCAATCATACTTGGCACAGCAACGATGTTGCTGTTGATCGCGACACTGAAGTCGCTCTGGCTCTGGCCATAAAATGACGACTGGGATGCAATTCGCCTACAAACCGTCGTCGACGTCGATATTAATCCGGCTGCTGCAAACCGTCAGCATCATGGCAGATCAGTTCCAAAACATTGCCTTCCGGGTCCTTGAAGAAGATCGCTTTGGCGTTGAGGTTTGCGAAAACTGTTTTGGTCGGATTCAAGCCAAGCTCACTCAATCGCTCAAACTCTGAATCGTAGTCGCCAGGCAAGATTTCGAAAGCCAGATGGTTTAGCGTCGACCGTCTCACGTCGTGCCCGTCAAAACGTCCTTTGGCCAGAAAGTGCCGCCGATAGTCAATCAACGCGAGTATCTGCGGATGCCCATTTCTTCCCAACGGTGTATCCGTTTCCGAGATTGTCAGAAACGTTATCGTGGCTTCGAAACCGGAATCAGAATTGGAATCAGCGTCGACCACGCCTTCACCAGTCGAGCACGCCTCGCCGTGAATCGGAAATCCCAGCACGCTGACGTAGAACTCTCGCATCTTCGGCAGGTCGCTGACGCTCAGCACAATTTCCGCGGCACCAATGATCGTACGGCTCATCGCTTGTCCTCGTTTTTAAAACGGAGCTGCCTGGTCAGGTTCATTATGCCAAGCTCTAAAGTTTGACGCTTCGAGGGCGGATTTTGTACGCGACGCGTTAAAATAGGTCGAACAAATCGACTGTTCAGCCAAAGGAAAAGACAAAGCTCAATCTTTCCGAACCAGTGATGGAAAATTGTCCGCAGCTCAACTATTCTGGTGCGGTATTGTCCACACGATTCTATCGGTTTTTGCCAACCCACGGAAAATTCATGAGCACCGCCACCTCCATTTCAGAGAGCGAACAACGTCCAAGCCAGTTGATGTTTTGGGGCTGTTGGATCGCACTGATCACGACCGCCTTCGCGTTCATTTCACGATCATTTATGATCAACACGGCCTCCATGTGGCCCGCCGACTTTGGCATCGACAAAGTTCAGGCTCAGGAACTTTTTGGAGCCGGCATCTGGCCGTTTGCGATCAGCATCATTCTCTTCAGTCTGATCATTGACAAAATCGGCTATCGCATCGCGATGGTTTTCAGCTTTGTTTGCTACGCCGCTTATGCCGCCTTGGCACTGATGGCTTACAGCACAGTAAAAGCCGACGGGCTTTCGGGTGAAGAACTTCTCGCCGCACAGAAAAGTGGCCTGAATCTTCTCACCATCGGTTCGATCATCCTCGGTTTGGGCAATGGAACTGTGGAAGCCTTTATCAACCCGGTGGTCGCCACGATGTACTCGAAAGAGAAAACGAAATGGCTGAACATCCTTCACGCGGGTTGGCCTGGCGGACTCGTCCTTGGTGGTTTGATCACGCTTGGACTGGGCAGCTACGCCGAAGCCGACTGGCGTCTGTTGATCTACATTATCGCCATCCCGGCAGTTATTTACCTGGTCATGCTGATCGGAGCCAAGTTTCCTGTCAGCGAACGTGTTGCCGGCGGTGCAACTTACAAGGAAATGCTTGCTGAGTTCGGAGTCATTGGCGCGGCCATCGCTGCCTTCATGATCTTCCGCGAGATCGGAAACGTATTCGCTCTCAATGACTACGTCGTGTACGGTCTGATTCTCGCCGCGGTTGTCGCATACGGAATTTACTGTCAGTCACTTGGCCGTCCGTTGATGATCTTCCTTTGCCTGATCATGATGCCACTGGCAACAACGGAATTGGGAACAGACGGTGCAATTGGCGGTCTGATGGAGAAGCCTATGGAAGCCCTCGGCGGCAACGCTTTGTGGGTTCTGATTTACACTTCTTTGATCATGATGATTTTGCGATTCTTTGCTGGTCCCGTCATTAAAGCACTCACCCCGCTCGGGTTGCTCGCCGCGTGTTCTGCATTGGCGATCGTCGGACTTTACTCGCTCTCGATGACAACAACAGCACTGGCAATTTTTGCCGCGGCGACTTTGTACGGTGTTGCCAAGACCTACTTTTGGCCAACGATGCTGGGCGTGGTTGCCGAGCAGTTCCCGAAAGGCGGAGCATTGACGCTGAACGCCATCGCTGGAATCGGCATGCTGACCGTTGGTATTATCGGCGGTCCCATGATCGGAAAAATGCAGGAAGATTCGGCGATCGCCGCTTTGAACGAGCAGCATTCGGCGGTTGTCAGCAAGGTAGAAAAGGAAAACACATGGTTCCTTGGAGAGTACAAGGCCGTCGATGCGAACAGCGTTAGCGAACTTGAGAACTCGGAAGAAGTTCAGCAAACCATTGACGCGGCCAAGCAAGGTGCACTCGCCAAAATGTGCGTGTTCCCATTCATCATGTTGGTCTGCTACCTGATCCTGATCGGATACTTCAAATCAAAGGGCGGCTATAAACCAGCAACTCTCGATGGAAAACCGGCGGCTCACTAGCTTGGGCAAACTTGCAGATTGATCAGACGCAGCAATCAAATTTGGTTGCTGCGTTTTTTATTGGCTCAGTCGAATTGTGCCGTCAACTTTCTCACAGCCAATCGCTCCCGGGAGCTGGAACAGCGGCACATTCGATTGGTCCAAAACCAGTTGTGCCAATCGATCGAGCTCGCGAAAGCCAAGCTGTGAAATCGGCCATGATTGATGGCGGAAGATTTGCATGAACAGTTCTCGAAGCAGAACCGCAGGGCACCGCTCTAGCTGCTGGCAATCGATCTCCGCACTGTCCGCGTGGAGCGTCACGGCCTTGAACAGCCCCAAGGTCTGATCGACCAGGAAAGCATGCTGTTCGGCGGCCTGATTCGCTAATCGCACTACCGAATCATCGACCGATCCGAAACGCTCGCGTAGCATCGGAAAAACGTCGTTGCGAATGAAGTTTCGACTGTACTCAGAATTCTGATTCGTGGCGTCCGTTCGCCACGGCTGATTCCACGATCGCAGCGCCTGCTCAAGTTCGTCTCTGCTAACTTCCAACATCGGCCGCACGATCGTGAGAGATTCATCGACAACTCGAAAGGGTGGGATCCCAGCCAGGCCCCTAACTCCGGTGCCGCGAAAGAGCCGAAACAACACAGTTTCGACTTGATCGTCGCGATGGTGAGCCGTCGCAATGTAGCGACAGTTGGTCTTGCGCGCCGTTCGGACCAAAAACTCGTAGCGCTGATTCCTCAGTTCACTTTCTCCGCTCGCACCGCAATCAGGGTCCGCATGCCCGCAGCAAAACTTCAAACCCAGCTGATCGGTAAGCTGCCTTACGAAATCAGCGTCACCATCAGATTCCGCCCCGCGCAGGCCGTGATTAAAATGGGCCACGACCAGCGAACCAGGGCTGGGGGCGTTTGCCAATCCGATTGCATGCAGTGCTCTCAACAATGCCACACTGTCCGCTCCGCCAGAAACTGCAACGAGCACGTTGAACTGAAGCCATCGCTCACATGGCCAGGCGATCTGAATCTGTTCAATCATTCGAGTCCTGTGATTGTCTGTCATTGATTGGAGTGGGGAAAACCTCTATAGGAAACGACAATTCACGAAGCGATTGGTTCTGGCCGCTGGAAAACGGTATGGGAAACAATTGAGTTTTATGGACGTTATGCTACTATGGAATTTGACAGGAGTGGTCCTTTGGGACGATACCTGTCACTATCGACGACACTGCGGTGCACTCCGTGAGTCGGTTGAAATCAAAAAACGTAGTTGGTAACCCCAACTTTCATTGGCCCCCTTTTCGGCAAAACAAGCATGGATTTAGTTCGTATGTTGTTGAGCCTTGTTCTTGGGCTGTTTCCGCAATTGTTGCA is part of the Mariniblastus fucicola genome and harbors:
- a CDS encoding FmdB family zinc ribbon protein, yielding MPIYEYQCRKCESEFEFLIEGDAKASCPKCESSKVERQLSIIAAPKAGSGSQTCGPPVPGGGCALPQCGSGGGG
- a CDS encoding C40 family peptidase — protein: MKQIIITEHELSGARLTIPFTALGKLGPKHHAIVVGVHRVTGQLLVAELSRKFGHRVVPMEQWFTDNSKYLALLTVAPNAGTRSNAEVAQSAIAEVAEKLADDGKPGYDLIFNNCETFAERHSQGELVKAKLSPQVRKVLRTAGVVIATGAVILGKRIR
- a CDS encoding MFS transporter — its product is MSTATSISESEQRPSQLMFWGCWIALITTAFAFISRSFMINTASMWPADFGIDKVQAQELFGAGIWPFAISIILFSLIIDKIGYRIAMVFSFVCYAAYAALALMAYSTVKADGLSGEELLAAQKSGLNLLTIGSIILGLGNGTVEAFINPVVATMYSKEKTKWLNILHAGWPGGLVLGGLITLGLGSYAEADWRLLIYIIAIPAVIYLVMLIGAKFPVSERVAGGATYKEMLAEFGVIGAAIAAFMIFREIGNVFALNDYVVYGLILAAVVAYGIYCQSLGRPLMIFLCLIMMPLATTELGTDGAIGGLMEKPMEALGGNALWVLIYTSLIMMILRFFAGPVIKALTPLGLLAACSALAIVGLYSLSMTTTALAIFAAATLYGVAKTYFWPTMLGVVAEQFPKGGALTLNAIAGIGMLTVGIIGGPMIGKMQEDSAIAALNEQHSAVVSKVEKENTWFLGEYKAVDANSVSELENSEEVQQTIDAAKQGALAKMCVFPFIMLVCYLILIGYFKSKGGYKPATLDGKPAAH
- the tilS gene encoding tRNA lysidine(34) synthetase TilS, which codes for MTDNHRTRMIEQIQIAWPCERWLQFNVLVAVSGGADSVALLRALHAIGLANAPSPGSLVVAHFNHGLRGAESDGDADFVRQLTDQLGLKFCCGHADPDCGASGESELRNQRYEFLVRTARKTNCRYIATAHHRDDQVETVLFRLFRGTGVRGLAGIPPFRVVDESLTIVRPMLEVSRDELEQALRSWNQPWRTDATNQNSEYSRNFIRNDVFPMLRERFGSVDDSVVRLANQAAEQHAFLVDQTLGLFKAVTLHADSAEIDCQQLERCPAVLLRELFMQIFRHQSWPISQLGFRELDRLAQLVLDQSNVPLFQLPGAIGCEKVDGTIRLSQ
- a CDS encoding VOC family protein gives rise to the protein MSRTIIGAAEIVLSVSDLPKMREFYVSVLGFPIHGEACSTGEGVVDADSNSDSGFEATITFLTISETDTPLGRNGHPQILALIDYRRHFLAKGRFDGHDVRRSTLNHLAFEILPGDYDSEFERLSELGLNPTKTVFANLNAKAIFFKDPEGNVLELICHDADGLQQPD
- a CDS encoding isoaspartyl peptidase/L-asparaginase family protein, which produces MMTRTLAAAFLILGLFACNVHGQEPAKTANHEPTEQWAIAIHGGAGSLDRDMPEEKKAAFKKALANALNVGKKILAEGGTSLDAVQATVIELENCELFNAGRGAVFNRVGMHELDASIMDGSTLKCGAVAMVKNTRSPISAARLVMENTPHVLLCGPEADQFAKENGCEMVHQHHFYTPRRFAMLNKKRIKIGLKPLDTPGYELPESGASSSSASSNGHDDGSLNAEASESLQTRESGGSTVGCVALDQHGNLAAATSTGGLTAKLGGRVGDSPIIGAGTYANDTVAVSGTGIGEQYIRHSIAARVAMLMEIGNLEIDSALEHCLTKVLDPEDGGLIAVDRSGKISLQSSTDSMARGAADSSGRFETKLWMDED